In Solea senegalensis isolate Sse05_10M linkage group LG18, IFAPA_SoseM_1, whole genome shotgun sequence, a single window of DNA contains:
- the LOC122759112 gene encoding PI-PLC X domain-containing protein 1-like: MAAEKDTGMEQVTGYSDWMSRLPAELHNTTLFDVAIPGSHDSMSYDLDTQSSIVEPDALKVFSNIYYVRKVLYNWAVTQEEPITKQLDAGVRYFDLRIARKPDDTDPTRLYFYHGLYTHTDVETILTAINGWAESHPKEILILALSHFKGFDKDGEQLHSHLINFIKTLFGAKLLQRFDIPTLKSSWDKGRNVIVSYDYPANQHPEIWCKIPYFYGNSMDPAQVESKICCVLEKPRPCGFFVCGLNLTLPEDAGALRYVLCSRGNFANVTERSLPEMVQWVKQYAGRRPNIVASDVVTRDDFVSTIVQLNYKGN; the protein is encoded by the exons ATGGCTGCAGAAAAAGACACAGGGATGGAACAAGTCACAGGTTACAGTGACTGGATGTCGCGACTACCAGCTGAACTTCATAACACTACTCTCTTTGATGTGGCCATACCAG GAAGCCACGACTCGATGAGTTACGATTTGGACACGCAGTCCTCCATCGTGGAGCCCGACGCCCTGAAAGTCTTCAGCAATATTTATTATGTGCGGAAAGTTTTGTACAACTGGGCAGTCACTCAG GAGGAGCCCATCACAAAGCAACTGGATGCTGGCGTCCGCTACTTTGACCTGAGGATTGCTCGCAAGCCAGACGACACTGACCCCACAAGACTTTACTTTTATCACGGCCTGTACACACATACTGATGTAGAg ACTATTCTCACAGCGATTAATGGCTGGGCAGAGAGTCACCCCAAAGAGATCCTCATCCTGGCTTTGTCCCACTTCAAAGGATTTGACAAAGACGGAGAGCAGCTCCACAGCCACCTCATCAACTTCATCAAAACCTTGTTTGGAGCCAAACTCCTCCAAAGATTT GACATCCCGACACTGAAGAGCTCCTGGGACAAGGgcagaaatgtcatagtttcCTATGATTATCCAGCAAATCAACACCCTGAGATATGGTGTAAAATACCCTATTTCTACGGCAACAGTATGGATCCTGCTCAGGTGGAATCCAAAATCTGCTGTGTTTTGGAAAAACCGAGACCTTGTG GTTTCTTTGTATGCGGCCTGAATCTGACTCTGCCAGAAGATGCAGGGGCACTGCGCTACGTCCTGTGCTCCCGTGGCAACTTTGCCAATGTCACAGAGAGGAGTCTCCCAGAGATGGTGCAGTGGGTGAAACAGTACGCCGGCAGAAGACCTAACATTGTCGCCTCAGACGTGGTCACTCGGGACGACTTTGTCTCAACGATTGTCCAGCTCAATTACAAAGGGAAttaa